The Topomyia yanbarensis strain Yona2022 chromosome 3, ASM3024719v1, whole genome shotgun sequence nucleotide sequence AAAGTACCCTTGCTAtaaaaaatgttcccacctaGACTTGCATACAAGACTTCTTGCGTAACTGTCAGAATCAGATGTTTTTGCTGACTTCCCGGCATCCTAAATCAAAACATATTACGCGTTATGTACAATTTTCGgttattttcattaaaattgtgaaattgaATAGTTAATTACTTCACACTGTCGTTCACCTAAATTAAATAATGGATAGGGCAGAACAGGTACACGCACTGGAAGATGGACAACGCAATGCTCTGGTAAAATACTAGCTAATTTTTCTTGGTTTCTTAATACTTTTCATATGCTTTCTGTAGAATTATAAGTTTTCCCCGGAAGAATTAAAAGTACTGCAGGAATGTAACCGCGAAGCGTTCTTCCAACGGTCACTGCCGTTCGGAACGATTTGCGGCATCGGAACCTGGTATGCTGTTCAGAGAGGATATTTAAAGGTAAATTACCGGTTCTCACGTTCAacgttcaaaatttttaaaatgatgaGCTTATAAAAGTAAACGGAATATTGTCCGTACGGTTTGATAATTTGCAATCATCACTTCAGGCTAGTCAACGTTTCGGTGCTGGACCAAAAGTTTTTATCGGTATTACCTTGGGATACTTTATGGGAAAGCTGAGCtaccaaaccaggtgcgctgaTAAAATTATGCGTATTCCCAATTCAAGACTTGCTGAATTGATTCGCCAGCGCCGGCAGGGTGGTCCTGGGGGTGTTGAGAGACTGTGAGttattttgattaaattttacGTCTTCATACTTTGATATAATTTTACACACCTATTTCACCAGATTGCCTGATCAAGGTTTAGGTGCCGGTAGCATGCTATCTCCATTTGGACCAACCTCTCCGAGTGACAGCTACACCGAGAAACAACTGGATCGGTCCGATACATTCAACCTAGATATACACGTTCCGCAGTACTCCGGACTGGATGACAGTGGGCGACCTACACTCGATTGTACTAATTTTAATACTCGTCATAAGCAAAAGCTTACTAGCCATTTAATACGATTTATATTGCAGCCAATCAGGCATTTGACGAGGATCTCCAGCTGCCGCCAAGTCCTCAGGTGACCAAATCCTACGAAGAACTACGGCGACAGAATCGGGAGGAGTATGTAAAACGACACCAGGCCCCCTATCGGTCGCCGGTTCTAGACGACCAACCGCCGATTAGGCGCGAGGTGGACCGACCGAAGTACGAGGATCAACCCCAGCCATCGCTACCCAAAAATAAGTATGGCGATACTTGGTCACAATGAGGGGGTATTGTTCTTCAGCCGATACAGGATTGTTGAGTAAATTTGATGTAGCATGTGCAACTgttgttcaataaaattgtgaCAATTAGTAAGTGCTGATTTTGGtttatttaaaagaaaaataatttctgTGATGTTCATGTGTGATGTTTATTCGGTTTAAtcatataacaaaaaattgatAGTTCAACACTTAATCTTATACAGTACGCAACGTGTGACAAACTCACGTGATCTCTTTTCAAATGCTAGAAAATATAATGCTCATTACAAGGTTTACAATGAGTTGAAATTTACTTTTCCCGACGATTGCAAGTATTCTTATCATAAATTTAGTGTTATTGAAACCATAACATTCTCGTATTCCTCTAGATTAGATCTTTGACACTTCATACAAATAAGCTCCAAGCAATTTAGTCTGCAAATATAaagaaaaagttttaaatataagtGTGAAATTTTCCCTTTCGCGGCAATCTACACTAACCCCCTCGATATAGTTGCGAACGTCAATTTTCTCATTTTGCGAATGAGCGCCGTCATCCGAGGCACCCATCGGCAGTAGCAGTACATTCTTGCCggtagtctgctgcagagttaGTGTCACCGGAATCGATCCACCCTCGCGTGTCATATCCGGATCCACCTGGTAGACATGTTGAGTGGCAATCCTTGCGGCTTGATAGTGTGGATGATTTGGGTCTTCTGTCCAGGGCTTTCCACCGTGGGCCATTCTTACGGCAAATTTATTAGGTGAGCCACGTTCGGCCCACTTGGCAGTGAGGTATTTGGAGACATAATTCTCCACCAGATCGGGAGTTTGATCGGGCACGATACGGATGGAAAATTTGCCAATAACTTTCTTAGGGATTACAGTTTTCTGTCCCGGCTCGTAGAAAGCTCCCTCTACACCGTGGATGGAAAGACTTGGCTGGCGCCAGCGGTGCATTAGGATCTTCGTCTTATCCTCGTTGTGTTGAAGCCGGTTCGCACCCAACTGATCGCGATAGTCGGCTACGTCGAACTCAATTGCATCATAGATCTCCTGTTCGTTGGGCAACAGCGGAGATACTTCCTTGTAAATGTTTGGAATCAAGATCTTACCCTCTTTATCGGTCAGTGTTCCCAGCAGGTAGACCAGATCATTCATCGCTTCGTATCTGAGTTTCAAAATGAGAAATATAATTATTATCTTTTCCTGTAATCAATGGACTTACACTGTTCCGCCGAAAACGCCACTGTGCAGATCCTTGGCAGCGCATTCCACCTCGACTTCGAAATAGCAAATACCTCGCAGTCCATACGTGACACATGGTTTATCCTTACCAAGCCAGTAGTTATCCGAAATGCACACGAAATCCACGTTGGATAAGAAATCGTCCTTCCGCTTGTACAACAGATCGTCTAGGCCTTCGCTGCCGGACTCTTCCATTCCTTCGAagacaaatttcaaattcaccGGAAGGGACTCTCCGATCGCCTTGAAACCTTCGATCGCATGGATCCAACCGAGCACCGGTCCCTTATCATCGCTGGCACCACGGCCGTACAGTTTGCCATTCTTCTCCGTCAACACGAACGGCTCGGTGTCCCAACCGTCCTCTAGAATCGCTGGCTGAACGTCGAGGTGTCCGTAGAGAACGACTGTCTTTTTAGCTGGGTCCTACGGTAGGTGGAGGATGATTGATGGAACATATTAGCTTATTAACAATAGAGTGTGTTTTTCTGCCGTGTGGAAGGTGTTTAAAGATTAACATCATAATGAGGTAATCGCTCATTTTGATATGACGGTATGGTGGTACTTGATATGATAACGCAGGAAGGTCTGTTTGATTTGGGCTTTTGCTTACTATCTCCAAGCGATGGGGGTATTAGCGATCCCATGGGATATTCATTCAATTACTTATTATGAAGGTATAGGTATTCTCGTTTTTTTGGCTGATAGTATGTCCCACGCAAAAATTTAATTGGATGAAGGGGCGACTGTCTACCAAGTCAACACTGGTTCTCAGGACGAGATTTTGCGCACATTTGTCCCAGAGTGTAATATCATGTcctctatttaaaaaaaaatgacttGAATCTACTTTTGTATTGTACCTATACTCTTGTTCGTTACTTAGGTCTGAAACTGATCAAGCAGTATTCGCTAATATAAAGCAAATACTGATTTCtaattttgaatatataaaCCCCGACAAAATGTTTGTCCCACTATGGTTGATGCAAATGTAGAACCCATTCGTCCACATCGTGATATGCACTCACACTAGACGATCAAAAAACGCAGGTCATTGATCGCTACTGTCGCCTCCGCACTTGCAGTACAACCAGAAGCGTAAACAACAAAAGAATAGTAAACTTCAAATTCCAAAACAAAGCAAAAAAGCTGACTTTCATTATTAAAACAATTAGCTCATAGCTAGTTAAAAAAGGCTGACACAACGACAGAAAACTGGCGCACTGTCACGAACCGTTAGTACATAGTAGAATGCTCATATTGCCGACCTTAAACTTGATCTACGCtgtgcattttttttcaatgcggCTTCAGCTTTCGCAGACATGAATGACTCAACCACAATGTTATCGTTTTTTCTTGCACTCGTTCGTGCGGGTTTCAACCAAGAAACCATATACGCGGCGGGatgagataaattttctatTAGCGGTTGTTTGTCTGATAAAAGTTATTCTTTAAATCACAATACGctcaattcaattcattttaCTCCACCCGGCAGTCCTACTTACATTTCCCAGCGATCCCAGGATCACTTTGGGCAGATCAAGTACACGCCCATCCGAGAGGGTCTGCTTTCCGACGTCAGCCAGTTCGATGGTTGCTCCGAGTGCCCGCAGCCGATCGGCTACCCAGTCGACCATACGGAAGATCTCCGGTCTCGAATCGGGCCAAGCGGAGACGGATTTGATGGCGACCGTTTCGGCCAAGGCCGCAATGTACTTTGCTTTGTTGGCATCGATGTGGCTGGAGGAGGGTCGATATCAACATTACCGTATCGCGCCAAACGAGAAAAATACAAGCTCTGC carries:
- the LOC131689588 gene encoding OCIA domain-containing protein 1 gives rise to the protein MDRAEQVHALEDGQRNALNYKFSPEELKVLQECNREAFFQRSLPFGTICGIGTWYAVQRGYLKASQRFGAGPKVFIGITLGYFMGKLSYQTRCADKIMRIPNSRLAELIRQRRQGGPGGVERLLPDQGLGAGSMLSPFGPTSPSDSYTEKQLDRSDTFNLDIHVPQYSGLDDSGRPTLDSNQAFDEDLQLPPSPQVTKSYEELRRQNREEYVKRHQAPYRSPVLDDQPPIRREVDRPKYEDQPQPSLPKNKYGDTWSQ
- the LOC131689585 gene encoding cytosolic non-specific dipeptidase, coding for MASQAEVPAVLKKLFSHIDANKAKYIAALAETVAIKSVSAWPDSRPEIFRMVDWVADRLRALGATIELADVGKQTLSDGRVLDLPKVILGSLGNDPAKKTVVLYGHLDVQPAILEDGWDTEPFVLTEKNGKLYGRGASDDKGPVLGWIHAIEGFKAIGESLPVNLKFVFEGMEESGSEGLDDLLYKRKDDFLSNVDFVCISDNYWLGKDKPCVTYGLRGICYFEVEVECAAKDLHSGVFGGTVYEAMNDLVYLLGTLTDKEGKILIPNIYKEVSPLLPNEQEIYDAIEFDVADYRDQLGANRLQHNEDKTKILMHRWRQPSLSIHGVEGAFYEPGQKTVIPKKVIGKFSIRIVPDQTPDLVENYVSKYLTAKWAERGSPNKFAVRMAHGGKPWTEDPNHPHYQAARIATQHVYQVDPDMTREGGSIPVTLTLQQTTGKNVLLLPMGASDDGAHSQNEKIDVRNYIEGTKLLGAYLYEVSKI